The genomic interval GCTTTCATTTAGGTTGTCGCTATCAAATAAGCGATCTAGGGCTCTTTGGGATGGCGCTATTAAGTAGTAAGAATGGAGCCCATGCTGCACAAATTGCCGAACGGTATTTTGCCAATGCGTTTAACTTTACCGATATGGAGCTGCGCATTGTAAATGGGCAACTACAAATTCAATGGCACTTACGTATTCCGCTGGAAGATAGTATTACGCAATTTATTACTGCGCGGGATTTTGGTATTTGCCATGTCGTGCAGCGCTATATGCTGGACCAAACAGCGAGCAGCAACTATGAAATTGGTTTTTCATTTCCCTATCTAAAGGGCATGGATGACGTGGCCAGAGCATTCTCATGTCCCGTTAAATATAATCAAGATGTTTGCTATCTTCGCCTCGATGCAAAGCAACTTTCAGTGAAGCCTCCGCTTAGCAACGAGCTTAACGCTAATGCCATTGAGTCTACCTACCAATCAATATTGAGAAAAACGGATTGTGAAAGCAGTTTTCGTAAAAAAGTAACAACCATCTTATTATCCAATGGCGATATGTCTGTGGATAAGAGTCAAGTAGCTCAAGTGCTGCATATGAGTGAA from Bermanella marisrubri carries:
- a CDS encoding AraC family transcriptional regulator, which gives rise to MFGSADKLTRAPGLGKGHGECLLRYGLDLGLELADIVHGSDVPLNFLQQPYDIDVSSELQLIGNLLRYTPQPFSAGFHLGCRYQISDLGLFGMALLSSKNGAHAAQIAERYFANAFNFTDMELRIVNGQLQIQWHLRIPLEDSITQFITARDFGICHVVQRYMLDQTASSNYEIGFSFPYLKGMDDVARAFSCPVKYNQDVCYLRLDAKQLSVKPPLSNELNANAIESTYQSILRKTDCESSFRKKVTTILLSNGDMSVDKSQVAQVLHMSERTLTRHLEKESITWRQIVREVRLNKAQLLLSASDKSIQVIAAEVGFSSVSAFSRAFVKHIGMSPSLYRRLPADKAQ